The following proteins are co-located in the Planococcus plakortidis genome:
- a CDS encoding prepilin peptidase, producing the protein MIAVYSVFASVFGLVFGSFYNVVGLRVPKNESIAYPPSHCTTCERRLTALDLVPVFSYLFLRGKCRSCGSSIHWVYPLMEAITAVLFASVFLKFGFTPELVVGLLFVSMLVIITVSDIAYMLIPDKVLLPFAMVLLVLRLFVPLDPWWDSLLGAAVGFSVLLLIATLSKGGMGGGDIKLFFVIGLALGTAGTLLTLFLASFIGAVAGIILLRVRKQGRKTPIPFGPSIALSAVLVYLWGEQFIGWYVNLFM; encoded by the coding sequence ATGATTGCTGTCTATTCCGTTTTTGCTTCTGTCTTCGGCTTGGTGTTCGGCTCGTTCTATAATGTCGTCGGCTTGCGCGTGCCGAAAAACGAGTCGATCGCCTATCCGCCCTCGCATTGCACGACTTGCGAGCGGCGCTTGACGGCACTTGACCTCGTGCCGGTGTTTTCCTATCTGTTCCTGCGCGGCAAATGCCGAAGCTGCGGCTCTAGCATCCACTGGGTCTATCCTTTGATGGAGGCGATCACTGCCGTGTTGTTCGCCTCCGTGTTCCTGAAATTCGGCTTCACGCCGGAACTCGTCGTCGGATTATTGTTCGTATCGATGCTCGTCATCATCACGGTATCCGACATCGCCTATATGCTCATCCCGGATAAAGTATTATTGCCGTTTGCGATGGTTTTGCTTGTGCTGCGCTTGTTCGTGCCGCTCGATCCGTGGTGGGATTCGCTGCTTGGCGCCGCTGTCGGTTTTTCGGTGTTATTGCTGATTGCGACGCTATCGAAAGGCGGCATGGGCGGGGGCGACATCAAGCTGTTTTTCGTCATCGGGCTCGCGCTCGGGACGGCGGGGACTTTGCTGACCTTGTTCTTAGCCTCGTTCATCGGCGCGGTTGCCGGCATCATTTTGCTGAGGGTGAGAAAACAAGGGCGGAAAACGCCGATCCCGTTCGGCCCGTCGATCGCATTATCCGCCGTCCTCGTCTATTTGTGGGGCGAACAATTTATCGGCTGGTATGTGAATTTGTTTATGTAG
- a CDS encoding PilN domain-containing protein, with product MLVDINLLPQKERDRPAVLIAAVAILLLAVIIWAAFFMMARAEANEQQALEAQAQGVMAEQAQIRNELEARQGMNEEQQLQATVEWAESYQFDTIPLLEELVSLLPARGFFQTFSYTGLDQAQLVVQFDSSREAAYYLAQLKSSELLTSATLDNVTTEIFDEAEGEEVITDPSEPRYLATYTLMFKDERIPVEGEDAAEGETAEAAAQPAEVPEEGAETEANETDVEVDVEVETDDEQSGDEAA from the coding sequence ATGTTAGTCGATATCAATTTACTCCCACAAAAAGAGCGCGACCGGCCAGCTGTTTTAATCGCGGCGGTCGCGATTTTATTATTGGCGGTCATCATTTGGGCGGCGTTCTTCATGATGGCAAGAGCCGAGGCGAACGAGCAGCAGGCACTCGAGGCCCAGGCGCAAGGCGTTATGGCCGAGCAGGCGCAGATCCGCAACGAACTCGAAGCGCGGCAAGGCATGAACGAAGAACAGCAATTGCAGGCGACGGTCGAGTGGGCGGAAAGCTACCAATTCGATACGATCCCGTTGTTGGAAGAACTCGTCTCTTTGCTTCCGGCGCGCGGTTTTTTCCAGACCTTCTCGTATACAGGCCTCGACCAGGCGCAACTCGTCGTCCAGTTCGATTCGTCACGAGAAGCGGCCTATTATCTGGCGCAATTGAAATCATCTGAATTGCTTACGTCCGCAACGCTCGACAATGTCACGACGGAAATTTTCGATGAAGCTGAAGGGGAAGAAGTAATCACCGACCCAAGTGAACCGCGTTATTTGGCGACCTATACGTTAATGTTCAAAGATGAACGCATCCCGGTTGAAGGCGAAGACGCAGCGGAAGGCGAAACTGCAGAAGCTGCGGCCCAACCGGCAGAGGTGCCGGAAGAGGGCGCGGAAACAGAAGCGAATGAAACGGATGTAGAAGTGGACGTCGAAGTCGAGACGGACGATGAACAATCAGGAGATGAAGCCGCATGA
- a CDS encoding pilus assembly protein PilO, giving the protein MSSMTKSQKEKALIALAVLFLLALGFYSYFLMYAPAKEAREQAQQSLRSERDVLMALQTQVKELPEGEAFSTLELQKKVSIDPLSELMVLQIEEAELISGTQVEAIQLAEADVSLPVPVEGLENLKEVETTVAFSADDYNQITDFITEIETMERILVIESINFGANPEVREVVEETERLQVTLSFAAYYRPDLIALQDTVPKIDAPAPADKKDPLPANDGTEYAADDEEETDPDVDVDVEITVEESASGEE; this is encoded by the coding sequence ATGAGCAGCATGACGAAAAGCCAAAAAGAAAAAGCGCTCATCGCACTCGCCGTCTTGTTCTTGCTTGCCCTTGGGTTTTATTCTTATTTTCTCATGTACGCACCGGCAAAAGAAGCGCGCGAACAAGCCCAGCAATCGCTGCGCTCGGAACGCGACGTATTGATGGCGCTGCAGACGCAAGTGAAGGAATTGCCGGAAGGCGAAGCCTTCAGCACGCTCGAACTGCAGAAAAAAGTATCGATCGATCCGCTGTCGGAATTGATGGTGCTGCAGATCGAAGAAGCGGAACTCATCTCCGGAACGCAAGTCGAAGCGATCCAGCTGGCGGAAGCGGACGTTTCATTGCCGGTGCCGGTCGAAGGTTTGGAAAACTTGAAGGAAGTCGAGACGACTGTCGCTTTTTCTGCGGATGATTATAATCAGATCACCGACTTCATTACCGAAATCGAAACGATGGAACGCATTCTCGTCATCGAGTCGATCAATTTCGGCGCCAATCCGGAAGTGCGGGAAGTGGTCGAAGAAACCGAACGCCTGCAAGTGACGCTGTCGTTCGCGGCGTATTACCGCCCCGACCTCATCGCGCTTCAAGACACCGTACCGAAAATCGACGCGCCGGCACCTGCGGACAAGAAAGACCCACTGCCGGCAAACGACGGGACGGAATATGCGGCTGACGACGAAGAAGAAACAGATCCCGACGTGGACGTCGATGTCGAGATCACGGTCGAAGAAAGTGCATCAGGGGAAGAGTGA
- the pilM gene encoding type IV pilus biogenesis protein PilM yields MALPFFQKKARVATITIEEDAIRYVELKSAEPVSLIQAEELFLPKGIMDSGKIADPEALAVELGKAVDQWGLSKKSVRFLAPDEFVIIRKVPYPEDVEADELKGHFFIEIGSTLYLPFEDPVFDVVPYHVDSDEPEAIIIASKESVIKDYEDVFDGVKLKPLVADITPLALYRLAYLEHDFPEDEHIMLIDMHGKKMTVSIFHEHFPMFMRPVDLEVLVADPEDSSQLLAAVEEEAEKLGNFYRYNMNEGEQGITKVICNGEFGDWHAFCGRLSERFQLDVEPLVKGGIEADGKTVPPRFNRAIGLALKEV; encoded by the coding sequence ATGGCTTTACCGTTTTTCCAGAAAAAAGCGCGCGTAGCGACGATTACGATAGAAGAAGATGCAATCCGCTATGTTGAGTTGAAGTCTGCGGAGCCGGTGTCCTTGATCCAGGCGGAAGAATTATTTCTTCCAAAAGGGATCATGGACAGCGGCAAAATCGCAGACCCAGAAGCGCTTGCTGTGGAACTCGGTAAGGCGGTCGATCAGTGGGGTCTCTCCAAGAAGTCAGTCCGATTCCTCGCCCCTGACGAATTTGTTATCATCCGCAAAGTCCCTTACCCCGAAGACGTCGAAGCCGACGAATTAAAAGGGCATTTCTTTATCGAAATCGGATCCACTCTGTACCTGCCGTTCGAAGACCCGGTGTTCGATGTAGTGCCTTACCATGTGGATTCCGATGAACCGGAAGCGATCATCATCGCGTCGAAAGAGTCGGTCATTAAAGATTACGAAGACGTCTTCGACGGTGTGAAACTGAAACCGCTCGTCGCCGACATTACGCCGCTCGCGCTTTACCGCTTGGCGTATCTCGAACACGATTTCCCGGAAGATGAACACATCATGCTCATCGATATGCATGGCAAGAAAATGACGGTATCGATTTTCCATGAGCATTTCCCGATGTTCATGCGGCCGGTCGACCTCGAGGTGCTCGTCGCCGACCCGGAAGATTCTTCCCAACTCCTTGCGGCAGTCGAGGAGGAAGCCGAAAAGCTCGGCAATTTCTACCGCTACAATATGAACGAAGGCGAACAAGGCATCACGAAAGTCATCTGCAACGGCGAGTTCGGCGATTGGCACGCATTTTGCGGGCGCTTGTCCGAACGCTTCCAATTGGACGTTGAGCCGCTCGTGAAAGGCGGCATTGAAGCGGACGGCAAGACCGTGCCGCCGCGTTTTAACCGGGCGATCGGCCTGGCGTTGAAAGAGGTGTAG